The genomic segment CTGATGTCGCTGGCGGAACTGTTGAGCGTGATGCCGGACAATCATCCAGATCGCGCACGCGTGCTCGAACTCTTCCAAGCGGGTATTCGCGGGGTCGCCGAACTGCAAGGCAGCACTGGCCTGTGGCACCAACTGCTCGATCGTACCGACAGCTATCTGGAGACGTCGGCATCGGCGATGTTTACCTTTGCCATTGCGCGTGGAGTGAATCGCGGCTGGCTTAGCCCGATCTATGCCCCGGTTGCGCAAGCCGGCTGGCAGGCGGTAGCCAAGCGCGTGCGCGAGAGCGGAGAGATTGACGGCATCTGCGTGGGCACGACCGCTGCCTATGATGCCGTTTACTACTACCACCGTCCGACCAGTACCCGCGCCATGCAGGGCTACGGCCCTACCCTGCTCGCCGGCGCGGAGATGATCCAGATGCTCCGGTCATTCGATGTCGAGCGCAAGCTCAACACCTTTCATTACCGTCCGCGCGGGAAATAGTCGCGAGAGGAGTAGTACATGGCCCGCATCATCGCCACATTGCTGATCGGCCTCAGCTTCATGGCTGCCGCGGGCCCCGCCGCTGCCGCTTCCTCATCGGCCACGGTCATGGTGAAGAACCCCATTGATCTCGCTCGATCCTCGGAGACTATTGTCTTGGACGCTGCCGAGCTGCGTCGAATTCTCGGCGTCAAAGACGTACGTCGGGTCCATGTGCGCGATGCCCGCTCCGCGCAGGACCTGCTCGTTCAAGCCGTCGACCTCAACGACGACGGAACGTTCGACCAACTTCTGTTCCAGACCGACATCGGGCCGTCGGAGACGCGGAAGTTTGTCCTCACGGTTGGTGAAGTCCAGATCGCCGCCCGTGAGCAGTTCAAGGCCTACGGCCGCTTCGTTCGAGAACGCCGCGACGACTTCGCCTGGGAAAACGATCGCATCGCTCACCGCATGTACGGCGCGGCGCTGGAGACTTGGGCCCAGGAACCGCTGACCAGCAGTGCGGTGGATGTGTGGACGAAGCGGACCCGCAAGCTGGTGATCAACGATTGGTACATGGTGGACGACTATCACCACGACCACGGTGAGGGCGCAGACCTGTACTCTGCCGGCAGCAGCCGCGGTTGCGGCGGAGACGGCCTTTGGGCCGGTGGACGCCTCTATCCCTCGGCCAACTTCCGCGATACTCGCGTGCTCGCCAACGGGCCCATCCGCGTGATGTTCGAGCTGGTGTACCCGGCATGGCAGGCGGGCGGCGTCCGAGTTTCCATGGTGAAGCGAATCACGCTCGATGCGGGCCAGAACCTTGATCGCTTTGAAAGCCACTACACCGTGGAGAGTGGCTCGGGCGATCTCGCCGAAGCTATCGGCATCAGGAAGACGCCGGCGGTTCAACTGGCTTTTTCGCGGGACCAGGGCACGCTCCGTGCCTGGGAAGCCCTGCAGGGCGATGATGGTCAACTGGGCTGCGCTGTCATCGTCGATCCCGCCAGCGTGATCGGCAACACAGTAGACATCAAGAACTACCTCGTGACCGCGAAAATGCCGCCCGACAAAGTCGCCGTCTATTACGCCGGCTTTGGCTGGAATAAAAGTGGCGACTTCAAAGGCCCCGAAGAGTGGGACCGCTACGTTGCCCAGTTCGCAACTCGCCTGCGCTCGCCGCTTCAGGTGTCACTGGCGGCCCAGTAGCGCCCGCGGAAGAAGGGGGAAAGATGTCTGACGATAATCCGCGTCGCGGCTTCATCAGGAACCTGGCGGCTGTGGCTGCCGTAACCGTTCCAGTCGCCAGCGCGTACGGTGCTGAACCTGATCCGACTCCGGCGGGTTCGCGCACCTCGCTCTACAACATCCTCGACTTCGGCGCCGTTCCCGACGGCAAGACTCTGTGCACTCCGGCGATCCAGGCGGCTGTGGACACTTGTGCGAAGTCCGGCGGAGGCAAGGTCATCGTGCCGCCCGGGAAGTTTCTCGCCAGCGCAATCTTCCTGAAGAGCCACGTGGAAGTCGAGATTCTGGCGGGCGCGACTCTGCTGTTCACCACCGACTTCGGTGGTGTTCCTGCCATGCAAGGACGCTGGGAAGGGATCGATCGTACAACCTATGCCGCGCTGTTCACCGGGCTTGATCTGGAGAACGTCTCCATCACCGGCCGCGGCGTGCTCGATGGACAGGGCGAAGCCTGGTGGAAAGCCTTCCGCCGGGACGAGGAACTGCGGCGCAAGCTGGGGCTGGAGGAGCGTGAACCGGAAAATCCTCCCGGATCGCTGCTGAAATGGGGCCGCCCGCGGATGATCAACCTGTTCCGCTGCCGCAATGTGCGAATCGCCGGCATCAGCGTCGTCGATTCGCCCTCGTGGAATGTCCACCCGGTGCAGTGCAACGACGTGGTCATCGACGGCCTCACTATCACCGCGCCCTGGGGCTCTCCCAACACCGACGGCATCGATCCCGACTCCTGCCGCAATGTGCGCATCGCGAACTGCTACATCAGCGTGGGCGACGACTGCATCATTATTAAGTCCGGATACAAATACCGGGAGGATGGAATCCCCTGCGAGAACATCGCCGTCACCAATTGCGTCTTTGGCACAGGTCATGCCGGGGTGGGAATCGGCAGCGAAACCGCGGGCGGCGTGAGAAACGTTGCCATCAGTAACTGCCTCTGCGACGGGACCCACCGAGGGCTGCGCTTCAAGACCGCCAGGAGCCGCGGCAACGTGGTGGAAAACGTCCGCGCCTCCAACGTGGTGATGCGCGATGTCGGCGAGGCTGTGGTGGTCACGATGTTCTACACCGGGGGTGACCTGCACAAGTCCGAACCGGTCAACCAGGGTACGCCCCGCTTCCGCAACTTCCATTTCAGCGACATCTTCGCCACCAATGTGAAGAAGGCCGCGGTCATCGAAGGACTGCAGGAGATGCCGATCCAGGAGGTCAGTATCAGCAACTTCACGGTCGAGGGCGCCGAAACCGGCATTGCTTGTACCAACGCAATCGGAGTCAGATTCTCCGATGTCGTAGTGAATGTGGCGAAGGGACCGGTGGTGGCTGCCGATTCAGTTCACAACCTCGACATCAGCAGGGCAACCACGCGCAAGCCAAGGAGCGGCGAACCGGTCATTCGTTTTGAAAATGTCACCGACGCGGTGGTGCAATCGTGCACCGCTCCCGAAGGCACCGGCACTTTCCTGGAACTGAAGGGTACGGCCAATCGCGACATCAGCTTGATCGGCAACCGCTTGAGCCGGGCTGCTCACGAAGTCGGCCTGGTCAATGGCGCCAGCGACAGCGCCATCGTCAAGCGAAGCTGAGATTTCAGCGACTTCTTCCGGCCCGGGTGAGTGACAAGTCGGCATTGCGGCGACGAAGGGATGCGGAGGAGGCAAAGATATCTCCTCCGCGCAACTCGATCGCTACTGGTTCGCTGGCAGGGCCCGCCGCAAACTCCAAAGAGTCGGTGCCGCTTCCGCGCCTGTAACCGGCCTTCGCTCCTGACGCAAAAGCCAGGGCGGGAACTCCGCGGACCGTGACGCTCTCATTGAACTTCACCAGCACGCGGCCGCTTGTCCGCTCAACCTTGACGACCCGGGGCACCGACGTGCTTTCCGGATTCCAGCCGGGCAGCGTCCACTCCGCCGTCACCGTTGTCTTGGTTTGGGCCGGGGATTGTTCAATGTTGTTCTTGAGCCACGGGTAATTCGGGGCCTTGTTGTCGGCGAAGTAGATGCGCCCCTCCCCCCATTTCATTTGATAATTCTTCGCGGGCTCGCGCCAGATTTGTCCGCTCGGTAAAAGCCGGTCTGAAATCCTGTCCTCCACGAAGTACCATGCCGCGTCGCGGAAATACGACCCTAGTCCGAATGGCTCCGGGCCGTCGATCACCGAGTTGCGGATGACCAGTTTGTCGGACTCGCGCGCCAGCCCTTCGTTGAACAAACAACTCTTCGTTCCGCCCGCGCACCAGAACCTGGAGTTCACGGCGTAGGTGGTCCCGCGCGGCACCATGATGTGATAGGTGCCCGACACATACACGTCGTTCAGGTAATACTCGGCGCCGTCCCCAAGCTTCCATCGCCGCGCCGAGAGCACCAAGGTATCCCCGCCAAATCCCACCACGTCCACGTTGGCGATCACGATGTGCGTCGCATCACCGACGATCGACAGCGCCGCCCCTTTGCCCTTCTCGGATTGGAACGAGTTGGCGACGGTCAGGTTCTCGAAGACCAATTCCGAACCGTCGGCGATTACGGTGGCGCACTGCTCCTCTTTGGATTGATCGGCAGCGGTGGGACAGGAACTGGTATCAACTTCGGCTGTAATCAACGTCCTTTTGCGGTCTTCCCCGCGCAGCGTCAGGAAGGACCGGTGAATCCGCACCTGCTCGCGGTACGTCCCGTTCTTGATGTGAATTACGACGCGCTCGCGATTGCCCTCGGGCACCGAATCCACCGCGGCTTGAATGGTCGGGAATTGGGCCGGCCCGTGCGCCGCAACCGTAATGTCGAGCGCGCCGGCAAGGCGCCCAGCAAGCAGAAGGACCAAACCCGCGATGGCGACATTGCGCATGCGCATGGCAACCGACATATTAGATCCCAGATGAGTGGCCACAGGTCAGCGGCGTTAGGATAGACCAATATGTTTAGCAAAACAAAAGTGGCATTGCCACATATGCGAGCAGGATACCCCGACCGCCGGACCATAATGGCACTCACGCATGCTCAAAATAGCATTTATTACCGTTGACAACGCTTATTTCGAAGCGGATACTCGTGCCGCAATCTGCCCACTCTTACCCAAGGTGGCTATACCACTTTGGTTGGTTGTCGATTCGTACATGACATGGCCAGCAGCAGCCCAATGCATACTCCTCAGCGCGGCAACGGCAAGGCGACCTGGAAAGGGAGCGCCGAACAAGTGGTTTCCTTCGTACGCCACTTGATCGAGCGCGGTCAGTTGTGCCCGGGAGACCGTCTGTCGGCCGAGCGGGACCTGGCCCTGCAAATCGGCGTCAGCCGTCCCACGGTTCGCGTCGGCCTACGGGCCTTGTCCGCCATGGGGGTGGTGCAGTCGAGACCTGGTTCGGGAACCTACATCACTGCGGGGCCGCCGAGTTTGGGTACTGAGCCGCTGAATTTTCAGGCGGCGCTGCACGGGTTTACTCAGGAACAAATGTTCGAGGCACGCCGCATTCTCGAGGTTGGCGCAGCGGGATTGGCGGCACAGCGCGCCCGGCCGGAAGCGATCGCCAAAATTGCCGATGAGGTCAGCAATCTGTTTGCGGCGATCGACGAAAAGGAACTTTTCCTGGTCCACGACATGAGTTTCCACCGTGCGGTGGCAGCAGCATCGGAGAATCCGATCGTTGCGTCATTGGTGGAGATGGTCTCCACTCTTTTCTACGAGAGGCGCAAACAGACGGCGAGGCTGGCGACCGATACCAATCTTCGCGATGCAGCCCAGATGCACCGGCTTGTCTATCAGGCGATTCGCGCTCACGATCCCGAAGCCGCACGATCCGCCATGGACAAGCACCTGCTGATATCCGGCCAACATCAGGCGCAAGAGCAATCCGGCACAGAGCGCAGGTCTGCTTTATTGCCAGGGCCTGGTTCGCGTAGCGGGAATGAGCGCTCCCCGCGGAGAAGAAAGGGAAGGCAATATCGAGGCGATGAATAGTTACGAGGGGTTCATCAAAGCTTTTGACTTTACCGGGCAAACGGTGGTGATCACTGGCGGCGCCGGCGTCCTGGGCGGCGAAATGGCGTGCGCCCTGACCGGCTGCGGCGCGCAGGTCGCCATTCTGGACCTCAACCTCGAACCCGGCAAGGCACTCCTGGAGCGAATGGGCAAGCGCGCCGCGCAGACCGAACTGTTTGCCTGCAACGTGCTTCAGGTTGACAGCCTGAAGAAGGCGGCGGCCGACGTCCTGGCCCGTTTCGGAAAGATCGATTGCCTGATCAACGCCGCGGGAGGAAACAAGCCCCAGGCAACCACCAGTGCTGAGCTGAAGTTCTTCGACCTGCCCACCGAAGCGCTGCGCTGGGTTTTCGACTTGAACATTCTCGGAACCATCCTGCCGTGCCAGGTCTTCGGCAAGATCATGGCGGAGCAAGGGCACGGAACCATCCTGAATATTTCCTCGATGAATGCCTTTCGCCCCCTGACTCGCATTCCCGCGTATTCGGCGGCCAAGGCGGGCGTCAGCAACTTCACCCAATGGCTGGCGGTGCACATGGCCCAGGAGTGCTCGCCGCGCATTCGCGTCAACGCCATTGCGCCCGGATTCTTCCTCACAGAACAGAACCGGTTCCTGCTGACGGATCGCGACACCGGCGCATTGACCGCGCGCGGCAAATCGATCATCGCCCACACTCCCATGGCCAGGTTTGGTGAAGCCGAAGATTTGTTTGGCGCCGTGCTGTGGTTGTTGTCGCCCGCGTCCGCGTTCGTTACCGGCACGGTGGTCGCGGTCGACGGTGGTTTCTCAGCCTACAGCGGTGTTTGAAGGAGCGAAGAGATGACGGTCGGAAGAGGATCTGCCGTTGGATACTTGAGTGCCGATGACATGCGGCAGATCGTTTCCGAGGCGATTGCCACGGCCGCCTTCGATGGCAAACGCATTCTGATCATTATCCCGGATGGGACACGCACCATGCCCATGCCGGAAATGTTTGTAATTTTTCGAGAGCTGCTGCGGCCGCGGACGAAGGCGCTGGACTACCTGGTTGCCTTGGGCACCCATCCTCCCATGAGCGATGCGCAGCTAAGCAAGTTGGTCGGCCAGCCGGTGGTGGATGGGAAGGCAGGCGATTCCTACGTCTTCAACCACCGCTGGGAAAACCCAGAGAACTTTATCCGGCTCGGCGCCATCCCTGCTCTGGATATGGAGCTGATTACCAGCGGCCTCATGTCGCAAGAAGTGCCGGTCACGCTCAACCGGCTGATCCTCGATTACGACCATCTTGTGGTCTGTGGCCCGGTGTTCCCGCACGAAGTGGTCGGGTTCTCGGGCGGCAATAAATACTTTTTCCCGGGCATTGCCGGCCCGGAGATCATCAACTTCACGCACTGGCTGGGCGCCGTGATCACCAACTACGAGGTGATCGGCGCGGGCTACACGCCGGTGCGGGCGGTGATTGATCGCGCCGCCGAAATGATTCCCCGCCCCAGGTCCTGTTTCGCGCTGGTCGTCACCCATGAGGGAGTCGCCGGCTTGTACTTCGGATCTCCCCAGGAGGCGTGGACCGCGGCGTCGGCACTTTCGGCCCGCAAGCACATTGTCTATGTCGAGCGGCCGTTCCGTCGCGTGCTGTCCATCATGCCGGAGATGTACGACGACTTGTGGACCGCGGCCAAAGGCATGTACAAGATCGAGCCTGCGGTTGCCGACGGCGGCGAAGTCGTCATCTACAGTCCGGGCCTTACCGAGGTCAGCTATACCCACGGAAAGCTGATCGATCAGATTGGCTACCACTGCCGCGATTACTTCATGAAGCAGTGGGACCGCTTTAAGCATTTTCCGGGCGGAGTACTGGCGCACTCGACGCACGTCAAAGGCCTCGGCCAGTACGACGCCAGTACTGGGATTGAAACTCCACGCATCAAGGTGACGCTGGCCACCGGTATTCCCGAAGAGCGCTGCCGCCGCATCAACCTGGGATATCTGAACCCGGCAACCGTTCATCTCGACGAGTGGCGTGGTCGCGAGGACGAAGGCGTGGTCGCGATCCCGCGCGCCGGCGAAATCCTGTTCCGGCTCAAGAGAGCGACGATGGCAGCGGCATCGTAGGAGAACCAACTTGGCATACAAGATCGGCATCGTGGGTTTGGGCGTCATGGGGGCGAACCTCGCGCGGAACATGGAGCGCCATGGCTTTCCCGTCGCGGGTTATGATCTCGACCCGGCCAAAACACGCGCTTTCGCAGAAGGAGTGGATTCTCCCGCTGCCTTGATGCAGTGTCTGGAACGACCCCGGCGCATCCTGATCATGGTGCCTGCCGGTGCGGCGGTGGACAGCGCCATTGCCCACCTGAAGCCGCACTTGGAGCGCGGCGACATTCTGATGGATGGCGGCAATTCCTTCTTCCTCGATACGGAGCGCCGCAGCAAGGCGCTCGAGGCGGAGGGATTCAACTTCATCGGTACGGGCGTTTCCGGCGGCGAAGAAGGCGCGCTCTGGGGCCCGGCGATCATGCCGGGCGGGCAGCGGGAAGCATGGGAGGCGGTCGCGCCCATTCTGAGGGCCATCGCGGCCCGCGCCGAAGACGGCGAGCCTTGCGTGGAATACATCGGGCCACGCGGCGCCGGGCATTACGTGAAGATGGTTCACAACGGAATCGAGTACGGGGATATGCAGTTGATCGCCGAGTGCTACGACCTGATGCATCGTGGCCTGGGGATCCCGGCGGCCGAATTGCATGCCATCTTCAGCGACTGGAACCAGCGGGAGCTGAAGTCCTACCTGATCGAAATCACCGCGAACATCTTCTCCAAGATCGACGATACCACCGGCAGGCCGATCGTGGACGTCATCCTCGACGAGGCCCAGCAGAAGGGAACCGGAAAGTGGGCCAGTCAGAACGCGCTCGACATCGGTGCGCCCATTCCCACGATTAATGCGGCGGTGGAAAGCCGGATCCTCTCCGCCCTCAAGCCGGAGCGTGTACGGGCTTCCACGCTACTGCGTGGTCCGAAGCCGGCCTACAGTGGAAACCGGAACAAGCTCATCAAGGCGATCGAGCAGGCGCTCTATGCCAGCAAGATCACGTCGTATGCCCAAGGCCTGGCGCTGATGCGGATCGCCTCGGCCGAGTACAAGTACGAGCTGCGCCCCGGCGACATCGCGAAAATCTGGCGTGCGGGTTGCATCATCCGCGCGACGCTGCTGGGCGAAATCATGGCGGCTTACGACCGCGATCCTGGGCTCGTCAACCTTTTGCTTGATTCTGCTTTCCGTGAAGCGGTGGAGAGTCGTCAA from the Terriglobia bacterium genome contains:
- a CDS encoding DUF4861 domain-containing protein → MARIIATLLIGLSFMAAAGPAAAASSSATVMVKNPIDLARSSETIVLDAAELRRILGVKDVRRVHVRDARSAQDLLVQAVDLNDDGTFDQLLFQTDIGPSETRKFVLTVGEVQIAAREQFKAYGRFVRERRDDFAWENDRIAHRMYGAALETWAQEPLTSSAVDVWTKRTRKLVINDWYMVDDYHHDHGEGADLYSAGSSRGCGGDGLWAGGRLYPSANFRDTRVLANGPIRVMFELVYPAWQAGGVRVSMVKRITLDAGQNLDRFESHYTVESGSGDLAEAIGIRKTPAVQLAFSRDQGTLRAWEALQGDDGQLGCAVIVDPASVIGNTVDIKNYLVTAKMPPDKVAVYYAGFGWNKSGDFKGPEEWDRYVAQFATRLRSPLQVSLAAQ
- a CDS encoding glycoside hydrolase family 28 protein, producing the protein MSDDNPRRGFIRNLAAVAAVTVPVASAYGAEPDPTPAGSRTSLYNILDFGAVPDGKTLCTPAIQAAVDTCAKSGGGKVIVPPGKFLASAIFLKSHVEVEILAGATLLFTTDFGGVPAMQGRWEGIDRTTYAALFTGLDLENVSITGRGVLDGQGEAWWKAFRRDEELRRKLGLEEREPENPPGSLLKWGRPRMINLFRCRNVRIAGISVVDSPSWNVHPVQCNDVVIDGLTITAPWGSPNTDGIDPDSCRNVRIANCYISVGDDCIIIKSGYKYREDGIPCENIAVTNCVFGTGHAGVGIGSETAGGVRNVAISNCLCDGTHRGLRFKTARSRGNVVENVRASNVVMRDVGEAVVVTMFYTGGDLHKSEPVNQGTPRFRNFHFSDIFATNVKKAAVIEGLQEMPIQEVSISNFTVEGAETGIACTNAIGVRFSDVVVNVAKGPVVAADSVHNLDISRATTRKPRSGEPVIRFENVTDAVVQSCTAPEGTGTFLELKGTANRDISLIGNRLSRAAHEVGLVNGASDSAIVKRS
- a CDS encoding FadR family transcriptional regulator, encoding MASSSPMHTPQRGNGKATWKGSAEQVVSFVRHLIERGQLCPGDRLSAERDLALQIGVSRPTVRVGLRALSAMGVVQSRPGSGTYITAGPPSLGTEPLNFQAALHGFTQEQMFEARRILEVGAAGLAAQRARPEAIAKIADEVSNLFAAIDEKELFLVHDMSFHRAVAAASENPIVASLVEMVSTLFYERRKQTARLATDTNLRDAAQMHRLVYQAIRAHDPEAARSAMDKHLLISGQHQAQEQSGTERRSALLPGPGSRSGNERSPRRRKGRQYRGDE
- a CDS encoding SDR family oxidoreductase, giving the protein MNSYEGFIKAFDFTGQTVVITGGAGVLGGEMACALTGCGAQVAILDLNLEPGKALLERMGKRAAQTELFACNVLQVDSLKKAAADVLARFGKIDCLINAAGGNKPQATTSAELKFFDLPTEALRWVFDLNILGTILPCQVFGKIMAEQGHGTILNISSMNAFRPLTRIPAYSAAKAGVSNFTQWLAVHMAQECSPRIRVNAIAPGFFLTEQNRFLLTDRDTGALTARGKSIIAHTPMARFGEAEDLFGAVLWLLSPASAFVTGTVVAVDGGFSAYSGV
- a CDS encoding lactate racemase domain-containing protein — encoded protein: MTVGRGSAVGYLSADDMRQIVSEAIATAAFDGKRILIIIPDGTRTMPMPEMFVIFRELLRPRTKALDYLVALGTHPPMSDAQLSKLVGQPVVDGKAGDSYVFNHRWENPENFIRLGAIPALDMELITSGLMSQEVPVTLNRLILDYDHLVVCGPVFPHEVVGFSGGNKYFFPGIAGPEIINFTHWLGAVITNYEVIGAGYTPVRAVIDRAAEMIPRPRSCFALVVTHEGVAGLYFGSPQEAWTAASALSARKHIVYVERPFRRVLSIMPEMYDDLWTAAKGMYKIEPAVADGGEVVIYSPGLTEVSYTHGKLIDQIGYHCRDYFMKQWDRFKHFPGGVLAHSTHVKGLGQYDASTGIETPRIKVTLATGIPEERCRRINLGYLNPATVHLDEWRGREDEGVVAIPRAGEILFRLKRATMAAAS
- the gndA gene encoding NADP-dependent phosphogluconate dehydrogenase yields the protein MGANLARNMERHGFPVAGYDLDPAKTRAFAEGVDSPAALMQCLERPRRILIMVPAGAAVDSAIAHLKPHLERGDILMDGGNSFFLDTERRSKALEAEGFNFIGTGVSGGEEGALWGPAIMPGGQREAWEAVAPILRAIAARAEDGEPCVEYIGPRGAGHYVKMVHNGIEYGDMQLIAECYDLMHRGLGIPAAELHAIFSDWNQRELKSYLIEITANIFSKIDDTTGRPIVDVILDEAQQKGTGKWASQNALDIGAPIPTINAAVESRILSALKPERVRASTLLRGPKPAYSGNRNKLIKAIEQALYASKITSYAQGLALMRIASAEYKYELRPGDIAKIWRAGCIIRATLLGEIMAAYDRDPGLVNLLLDSAFREAVESRQAAWRLVVQTAVGMGIPVLALSSSLAYFDAYRSERLPANLTQAQRDYFGAHTYRRVDREGVFHTEWSHPETGTRV